The genomic window TCTTAGGGTTTAGGGTCGGGGTTCCTCGAGCTGGTGGAGACGGCTGAACCGGTGCCCGGCTACTGCTCGCCGCGATGAGAAACGGTTCGGATCTACAGTCGGATCCCCTTCTGGTCGGATCTATACTCAGCGAATTTCAGCGTTCTGCAGCGAAATTGTTTGATAAAACTTCGTGTGATCCGACTTCATCTCGATCATTCCATCCCTCGAGGCCTCCTTGCTTTCGACGTTTTGAGGTACGTCGATGTTAATGATAGAGGTATATCTTTTAACTTGAATATTTAGCGTTATGTATGGTTTATTGTTAGAGTTTAATTCAAAAAATGCCATAAATAGAATCAACTCATGagcattttattgaaaaagatcTTGATTATAAttaggaaaataaataaatttaaatgtAATTATTTGTAAGAAATTTCTAAAAAGTGGTGTCGTGACTGGTGAGGATAAAGTAATATCTGAccatgtaaaaaaatattagatCTCGGAAGAAGAGCGTAGTGGCTCCATTTTTTAGGTGAACTTCTTCAAGTTCATCAAACACGCCTCATTTCAGGATTTGTTGAAATTTGAACTCTTTCGCCTTTTACGAAGAAACTTTCATTGGGGGCGCTGATCAACTAATGGACAAGATTCCCTCCACTCACACCCATCTAATTCATTCATGATACTAACACATGCTCGGTTAAAGAGCTCTTGGTAATGGATTTCTTGGCCAAACTCAACATTCACTTTACTTATCCTCCTCTTCGGGCTGATCAGCTGGACATTATGGTCTAGAGGGATGGAGACAATGGTGAGCTTAACCGTCATGGAATTTGGCAAAAGATCTGAAAGAAAGGTCATCAGAACAAGAATTATAATCTAGTTTGGCAAGGGAGACGGCTTCCAAGGGCCTCTTGGACTTTATACGCAGGTGTCTCAGGGCATCTTCCTACGGATGTGTTAGTGCAACAGCAGGGATGTTCTCTTGCGTCTCGGTGCTATGTTTGTATGCAGGCGACTGAAGGTGTCAAACACCTCTTCTTTGGCTGTAAGGGAGCTCGGTCTCTCTGGTCTTTCATTTATGATAAATTTGGGAGGATGGTTCCATGGTGTAGGAGTCCTCTTAACCTTATGCAAGCATAAGAAAAGGTTCAAAGACAAGTCGCTTGACAAATGTTGGAAAGATAGCTTTCACATGGCGATTTGGTTCATTTAAAAGACTAGGAACCAATTTAAGCATAAAGGGCAGACCCCGACCAGCAAATTAACTAACCAGTTTTGGTCACACTCAAGTGAGTATTGGTGGAACTTTGAGTGGAATGAACAACAAACAACCAAAATTCGTAATTGGCTTCGATCGGAGATCCTTTGGAGCAATGGAGTCAGCTTTGAGGATAAGTGGGTCGAGATCAGCATTACCTACTGGTATAAACGGGGCATAAAAGGAGTGGCGGGCATCATCAGAGACGCCGTAGGTCAAGTTCAGTTTGGTGTCGCGTGCTGGTTTGAGCACATTTATGGGTGGCCGGAGACGGAGATTCTCAGCGAATGTTTTGGGCACCTGGCGAATTGTGCTGACGATAATTTGGGGCATGTCTACCTTATTGCTAATGATGGTGAATGGAAGCAACATTTCCTCAGCCACATATGTTGCAAGTCGGACATAGTGGGCAACCAGCAATAGCTTCATCGACAAGCTTAAAATCTGTAAGGGATGGACTCCCGGAAGGAACTTTTTCCATTGAAATTTCACCGTCagggaaaagaaacaaacaaccCCTCTGCACAATAGTAAGGAaccaaatgataaaaaattttagagAGAAAAAAGCGTTCGTCTGTTTGTAAATACTTGTCAATGTTGGCGGCGCTCagaaaatttcacttttatATCAACTAGATGTTGCGAAATGGCCCTCGTTAGTTTCGATATTTCATTCCTCGCCTCAGGTGCAGCAGTACAAGTGAGAACCCTAACCCCCATTTGGTCTTGGCGTTGGAAACGGTAGGGAGTGCTAGAGCGCCGGAGGCCgggaagggagaagaagatggtgAAGTTTTTGAAGCAGAACAAGGCGGTGGTCCTACTCCAAGGGCGGTTCGCTGGCCGGAAGGCGGTGATCGTTCGGCCGTTTGACGACGGGACGCGCGACCGCGGCTATGGCCACTGCCTCGTCGCGGGGCTCATCAAGTACCCGAAGAAGGTCATAAGGAAGGACTCGGCGAAGAAAACGGCCAAGAAGTCGCGGTTGAAGGTCTTCATGAAGCTTGTCAACTACAACCACATCATGCCCACTCGCTACACTCTCGACGTAGATCTCAAGGACGTTGTCACCCTCGACGCCCTTCAGTCCCGCGACAAGAAGATCACCGCCGCCAAGGAGGCGAAGTCTCGGCTGGAGGAAAGGTTCAAGTCCGGCAAGAACAGGTGGTTCTTCACCAAGCTCCGGTTCTGAAGCGGCGGCCCCTTTCATCCTTGTTATTCTCTTCTGAATTCTCATTTTTGCTGTTCCTTCGGCCGGATCGTCAAGTTTCAAGGCGGTGAACACTTGGATatgttaaattttaaatggtCATCAGGGTTTGACGTTTCCGTTTGGATTTTGATCAATTTTCTTAGCAGATATCTTGTTTTTCAGGGATTTTTTGACATTTATCTATCGGTAATTGTGCAAACGAAAAACGAGATCTTAGgctatttttattattatgatcTTGGGCGGGTGAAATGGCAACTATTTCGCGATAAGTGCTGGTTCAATGTAGTCTGGTATGGCGTTATTAATATTACCTTTTGGAATTTGGATTGGAACTTGTGTTTGAGTTCGTGGTTCTGAGCAGACGGAATGATTGGATCTATTAATCGATATGGGCTTTGATGTTTACTCTTGAATTTGGTAATTCGCATACCGAAATTGTGACGTTTAGATATTGACGTGTTTGTTGCATTTAATCGAGTGAATGGGTCTATTTCTGatgtttttggtttttatgaCTTGAATCCGTAAAGTGCAACTATTAGGTGATGATTCAGATGGAGTCTTATCGTTTAAGTTGGGCTTCTCTTCAGTTTGGTGCGCTGAACATGCTGAGAATTAGGTTCCATTTCCTAATTGTCGCTTCATGTTCTTTAGATTTTGATAGATCGCTTGTCAAATCACATAATGCTTAgagatttttgtttcttcttatcCTGCTTGTTCgattgaaatctgatttgtttcatatatttCTGTTGGTGGTTGTGGATTTTTACTGATGTGTTGTAAAATTGGAGTTCTTTGCCGATGGTTTGCTGAGTAGTATTTCCGACCAAACTGCGGTGGCAGACGCTGATGTTGGATTATTTTTTTAGTATGCTCATATCATGTAATCGGCTTCTTAGTGAAGGTAAATTTTTAACAAATCATTACGAGACTTGGATTGTTTGTTGACGGCCATTGTAATTAACACTTAACAGGATGCTTCTTGGTTTCATCACAAATGCGCTATATGTTTTCATGGATATTGTGAAATGTGTTCATAGGCAGATTCACGGTTGGTCATAGGTCGATCAATTATTTATTAGTCTGTTTTCTTGGCTTCTGATTGCTAGTTGGCCTGTGATCACTTATATACCATGATCCAGCATCTGTTGCAGGGTGTGAAAAACTTCACTTGGATCTGAGAATTGAGAATCACGGGAACTAGAAAGGCACGATTATCCCTTTTAGCATAAGTTGGAATATTTTTTGTTAGCACTTCAAGTATGATATCCATAGAGCCTGGATCCGtactctttctctcctcctgcCACACTTGGAATAGGACCTTAGAGAGATCTAAGACAACCATATGCACTTTCAGCTGCTAAGGATTCTAATCGTTTGGACTATATACATCCTTTACCAAGTCAGAGTTAAAAATTGAATTCATATTCAAACCCTAtttttttaaactgaatttggattcaacAAGCATAAAATCCACCATTTATATAGTCAGATAAAACTATACGAGTCCAATCAGTAATCAGATTTAAGTTTCTTTACAAGATGTGGCTAAACGGATTTAATGTTTAATTGGAAATCATGTTATCCAATCCATTTTCTGCTTGGTGCCTCCAAGTCAGTGGCCAATTTCATGTACGTGTTATTGGAAGCGGATCGGAATTCATCATCTTTTTGATCCATTTGTTTCCCTTTCACGTCACATTGTTGTTTGGAGATGTACTGAATCTTTATCAATTCGTAGACTCCTTCTTTGTCGAACAataaatttggatatggatctctTTCACTGTGTGAAATTCATATTTGGGTCAACATGGTTCAATCCATATCTTATCTGTTTCATCTCGTACTGGCTAATAGCAATGTTCAAGATTTTCTGTGGGTCCGGGAAGTTAGTACATCCAATTAAATATCCAATATGGCGACAAACATCCATACCCGGTGGGCCCAGACGAGGTTGGACCCGAACCGGTAACTTCTATCCACTATACTGTTCACTGCTGACAATGTGTGGCGGACCGGCGGTTCGTATATTGCGGAAGTGCCGGATTCCTCACCAGCGAGGgggaagagagaggagagagaagaaaaacgaAGAGGATGAAGATATCTTCCTCTCTCCTGCTTCCATCTGCTTCACTCTCTAGAATTCCACCACCAACTTCCTTATCTTCGAACAACTCCCTCTTCTTCAGTAATGGCAGCAAGGCCTTCAGGAAGAAGGGCGCTACTTTAGCGCTACGCAGAAGAAACGGTCGGAATGGTCTCGATTGCCGCTGCCTGTTCGGTCTCGGAGTACCCGAGCTCGCCGTGATAGTAGGCGTCGCCGCGCTTGTCTTTGGGCCCAAGAAGCTGCCGGAAATCGGCCGGAGTATCGGCAAAACTGTCAAGAGCTTCCAGCAGGTGGGTTTATGCGACCAATTATTGGTGGCACTCTGGAATCGTGTCCACTGATTGTTAATTTAGCTAGTTTTTGTTGCTTTCCGTCCGAAGTGCATTTTTTTATGTCGAGAAATGGGGTTTTATTCTTACTCGTGTTTCTTACATGCACAGTTTCGTATTCCTGATAAAATTTTATGACTATGGTGTATTTCTCTTAATCTGAGTAATATCTTGGGGTTTAGTTAAATCAGTAGTCTATTTTGCAAAGAGATATTCCTGAAAACCTGATTAGACAGAGATACAAGTTTTTGCTGTGAGGTGCCAAACGATGTTTCTTGTGCTTGTAGTTTCCGTTTCATAATAGTGGTTGGATATATCACAACTTAATGGCATCATTATGGCCTTTATCTTATTGTGACGTAGCCCATCCATGTAGCTGCTCGCTCAGTAGCATCACGTGAATACAAGCTGCCCTCGCAGAATTATTAAGTTGTTAAGGATCAAactctttgtttgttttttactGGAAATTGCTATAAATCCTGAAAAATACAACTTATGTTGACAATTGTACGCAAGTTGATGCATTTCATGATCCTCAGCTTTATTGGTGCTGAGGGTTGCTTAACAAAGTGTGCAGCACCGGAACTTGACCATGCGGAATGGTTCCTGACAACTACGGTTTAGTGTATATTCAACTTTACATATAGTTTAAATCTGTCCCTCTATCATGATTATTTGGGGAATCAAGGGAGACTCATGTGGTATCAAATGGACAGGAATGTTTGCTCCAACTGGTCAGAAAATTCAGCTATTTACTTTAAGGCTCTTACTGGGCAAGAGGTTAGATTATACTTGGTCTCCGATTTAACTATCGGCCTTGGGTTGCTCCTAGTTAATATAGAGTTGTTCATCAAGTCTGATTGAGTAGACCACTTACAGTAGAATTCTACTAGTAGAATTATTACTAGCAGATGAATCGACTGACTGAGAATATCCCAAGAACTTGATTCAGTACAGTCCCATCTGAGAAGAATGCTCATCTCATCAATAATAAGAAAGGCAAAAGAAGACTGGAAATTGTGCTGATGTTCATCATTTCTGCATGTAACTTGTTGCATCTTGTGGTCTCCTTTTCTATTATCGAAATtacatgtgtatgtgtgtgtgtcgtGTGGTGTGTAAGAGTGGAATCAAATTGGCATTTTGTGGAGTTGTTCTACGAATTATACCTTGCTCTCCAGTTAATTAAAGACAGTTACTGGTGATTGAGCAGCGAGATCTATTTGTACCTTAGTTGTTAAGGCATGGTCTAGTCCACGCCTAGTTATGAGTCCACACAcgtcgcctaagtccatcacttaggcaaCAGGTGTTAGACTGGCGCCTAGGCTGACACCTAGATgcacctaggctggactaggcgctAGCacacctagtccatgggaaggtgaaaagtcaccttcccttcaaattaagtcctgtaattttatgatacactgTTAtaccatatatacttatattatatgcagttatattatataatttgaCAGTTTGTTGTATgttaattacatattctatatcaactcatcGAGTGGAAGTTCCAGCCATATGTTAAGTACATATTCaataaaaccatgaatttctgtatatatcttat from Nymphaea colorata isolate Beijing-Zhang1983 chromosome 6, ASM883128v2, whole genome shotgun sequence includes these protein-coding regions:
- the LOC116255412 gene encoding sec-independent protein translocase protein TATA, chloroplastic-like, encoding MKISSSLLLPSASLSRIPPPTSLSSNNSLFFSNGSKAFRKKGATLALRRRNGRNGLDCRCLFGLGVPELAVIVGVAALVFGPKKLPEIGRSIGKTVKSFQQAAKEFETELKKDTDDTNESSTSNSTMVGEEKQDVKM
- the LOC116256244 gene encoding 60S ribosomal protein L27-2; translated protein: MVKFLKQNKAVVLLQGRFAGRKAVIVRPFDDGTRDRGYGHCLVAGLIKYPKKVIRKDSAKKTAKKSRLKVFMKLVNYNHIMPTRYTLDVDLKDVVTLDALQSRDKKITAAKEAKSRLEERFKSGKNRWFFTKLRF